The following proteins are encoded in a genomic region of Planococcus lenghuensis:
- a CDS encoding ABC transporter ATP-binding protein, translating to MIEVRHYSQSFGKKQVLQNVNFSINKGEIAGLIGPSGLGKTTLIKSVIGMQAPTEGTLHVMGEKQPTLAVSKDIGYMAQADALYGDLTPRGNLRYFGKLYGLKNKRLTERVEDVLRFTDLTADAGRPVHLFSGGMKRRLSLAIALIHEPPLLLLDEPTVGIDPKLKRAFWKEFEQLRAQGVTILLTTHIMDEAARCDRLLLIRDGRLMAGGTPKELEERFGSIEDAFMQKEQM from the coding sequence ATGATCGAAGTCCGGCATTACTCGCAATCGTTCGGAAAGAAACAAGTACTGCAGAATGTGAATTTTTCCATAAACAAAGGAGAAATTGCCGGACTGATCGGTCCGAGCGGATTAGGCAAGACGACACTGATCAAATCGGTCATCGGCATGCAGGCACCAACGGAAGGGACACTTCATGTCATGGGAGAGAAGCAGCCGACACTCGCCGTGTCAAAAGATATCGGGTATATGGCGCAGGCGGATGCCTTGTACGGCGATCTCACACCGAGAGGGAATCTGCGGTATTTCGGCAAATTGTATGGACTGAAAAACAAGCGGTTGACGGAGCGGGTTGAGGATGTGCTGCGCTTTACGGATTTGACGGCGGATGCCGGCCGGCCTGTCCATTTGTTCTCGGGCGGGATGAAACGCAGACTGAGTTTAGCAATTGCGCTAATTCATGAACCGCCACTCCTTTTGCTGGATGAGCCGACTGTCGGAATCGACCCGAAATTGAAGCGGGCATTTTGGAAGGAATTCGAACAGCTCCGTGCCCAAGGCGTAACCATCCTGCTGACGACGCACATCATGGATGAAGCAGCTCGCTGCGACCGGCTGCTTCTCATCCGGGATGGCCGGCTGATGGCTGGCGGGACACCGAAAGAACTTGAAGAACGCTTCGGATCAATCGAAGATGCGTTTATGCAGAAGGAGCAAATGTGA
- a CDS encoding TetR/AcrR family transcriptional regulator produces MSVTPRQKRPPGRPRIDGQQTPTKELILRAATGLFLSNGYQDVSVDDVADKCDVTKATVYYYFGNKAALFTETMIQMMDRIRERMQAMLQEDVPLRVRLMNVADAQLRATVDIDMDGFMRETKNVLTAQQVQKMQQAEEELYTVLEEAFTEAVAAGEIGNIDPRFAAHAYISLVKIGNYRNAGSEGIFHSPEEAAEKIVAFFWNGLMNG; encoded by the coding sequence ATGAGTGTGACCCCCAGACAAAAACGGCCTCCAGGCAGACCGCGCATCGACGGCCAGCAGACACCGACAAAGGAATTGATCCTGCGTGCTGCAACCGGTCTCTTCCTGTCCAATGGTTATCAGGATGTGTCCGTCGATGACGTGGCGGATAAATGCGATGTCACAAAAGCGACTGTCTATTATTATTTCGGCAATAAAGCGGCACTGTTCACGGAAACGATGATCCAGATGATGGACCGGATCCGGGAACGCATGCAGGCCATGCTTCAGGAAGATGTTCCGCTGCGTGTCCGTCTGATGAATGTGGCGGATGCCCAATTGCGGGCGACCGTTGATATTGACATGGACGGCTTCATGCGCGAAACAAAAAACGTATTGACCGCACAGCAGGTACAGAAAATGCAGCAGGCAGAAGAAGAGCTATACACCGTGCTGGAAGAAGCATTCACCGAAGCGGTGGCAGCCGGTGAAATCGGGAATATAGATCCGCGTTTCGCTGCTCATGCTTACATTTCGCTTGTGAAGATCGGCAATTACCGCAATGCGGGAAGCGAAGGGATTTTCCACTCCCCGGAAGAAGCGGCGGAAAAGATCGTGGCCTTCTTCTGGAACGGACTGATGAACGGATAA
- a CDS encoding ribonuclease H family protein, with product MNVKIIVTYEMPKKAKTVFTSDEMRAGEALLLAEDFNKTGRAKHIEFVDRHDSSWTVKELKGYVQGIQTEPHNVVVYFDGGFDVQTKRAGLGIAIYYNQNGKSYRLRKNAPADELDSNNEAEYAAFYFALQELELLGVHHLPVEFIGDSQVVISQLTGLWPTLERQLNRWADRIEQKLDQLGIQPDYQQVSRKKNAEADQLASQAMRGIDISGTIELIRKE from the coding sequence ATGAACGTGAAAATAATCGTTACATACGAAATGCCGAAAAAGGCGAAGACCGTTTTTACATCAGATGAAATGAGGGCGGGTGAGGCGCTGCTGCTTGCCGAGGATTTCAATAAAACCGGAAGGGCGAAGCACATCGAATTCGTCGACCGGCATGACAGCTCCTGGACGGTAAAAGAATTGAAAGGCTACGTGCAGGGAATTCAGACAGAACCGCATAATGTGGTCGTCTATTTCGATGGCGGCTTTGACGTCCAGACGAAGCGGGCGGGGCTTGGCATTGCGATTTATTATAATCAGAACGGCAAGTCGTACCGGCTGCGGAAAAACGCACCGGCGGATGAACTCGATTCAAATAACGAAGCTGAGTATGCCGCATTCTACTTCGCTTTGCAGGAATTGGAACTTCTCGGCGTGCACCATTTGCCCGTCGAATTCATCGGCGACTCCCAAGTTGTGATCAGCCAGCTGACCGGGCTGTGGCCGACGCTTGAACGGCAGCTGAACCGATGGGCCGACCGGATTGAACAGAAACTGGACCAGCTTGGCATTCAACCCGATTACCAGCAAGTGTCCCGCAAAAAGAACGCGGAAGCGGACCAGCTGGCTTCACAGGCCATGAGGGGAATCGACATATCCGGAACCATCGAACTCATTCGAAAAGAGTGA
- a CDS encoding TetR/AcrR family transcriptional regulator C-terminal domain-containing protein, whose protein sequence is MSINKEFHDRRIRKSKAALKEALLTLLLQDELKDISVTSIVEQADLNRGTFYKHYQVKEELLAEIIRDAEADLVRAYREPYRNRHRFDVGSLSASAVKVFDHVAAYADFYQLIVRPGELAGLQHQTCALLRDLALQDLLNRTASPNVNPQLLAGFYAYAIFGLIVEWINSGFDYSADYMAEQLVEIIHQSQPAIIHRQTAGNDNG, encoded by the coding sequence ATGTCTATTAACAAGGAATTTCATGACAGAAGAATCAGGAAGTCAAAAGCAGCGCTGAAAGAAGCATTGCTGACCTTATTGCTTCAGGATGAATTAAAGGATATTTCCGTCACATCCATTGTCGAGCAGGCGGATCTGAATCGCGGCACGTTCTATAAGCATTACCAAGTGAAGGAAGAATTGCTGGCGGAAATCATCCGTGATGCCGAAGCGGATCTTGTGCGCGCCTACCGGGAACCGTACCGGAACCGGCACCGGTTCGACGTCGGCAGTCTGTCCGCTTCCGCAGTCAAGGTGTTCGATCATGTTGCCGCCTATGCGGATTTCTACCAGCTGATCGTCAGACCCGGGGAGCTTGCCGGCTTGCAGCATCAGACGTGTGCATTGCTGCGGGATCTGGCCCTCCAGGATTTATTGAACCGCACAGCCAGCCCGAACGTGAATCCGCAATTGCTTGCCGGTTTCTACGCCTATGCCATTTTCGGTCTGATTGTCGAATGGATCAACAGCGGGTTTGATTACAGCGCTGATTATATGGCAGAGCAGCTCGTGGAGATCATTCATCAGAGCCAGCCAGCCATCATTCATCGGCAAACCGCCGGGAATGATAACGGCTGA
- a CDS encoding class I SAM-dependent DNA methyltransferase, whose protein sequence is MSGNGSSFYEKDEFFTAFLSRRSREESPNNTMEEPVILDLIGDVTGQRVLDLGCGDGRFGSTLFERGCRHYDGIDGSANMVKMAIETLYGTASTVRQINLEDWTASDEAYDLIVSRMVFHYLPDVRQLFKDIYASLSAGGQFVFSVQHPVLTSSPESAEESGRRGSWLVDDYFKTGRRVEPWIDEEVVKYHRTTDDYFTALTEAGFAVESLKECAPQLMHFSTRGEFHRRQRIPLFLVFSCRK, encoded by the coding sequence ATGTCTGGGAACGGGTCATCGTTTTATGAAAAAGATGAATTTTTCACGGCTTTTCTGTCGCGCCGGAGCCGGGAGGAAAGCCCGAATAATACCATGGAAGAACCCGTGATCCTCGACCTGATCGGAGATGTTACCGGCCAGCGGGTGCTTGACTTGGGCTGCGGTGACGGCCGGTTCGGGAGCACCTTGTTTGAGAGGGGCTGCCGGCATTATGACGGCATCGATGGCTCAGCCAATATGGTGAAAATGGCGATTGAAACATTGTACGGAACGGCGAGCACTGTCCGCCAGATAAACCTGGAAGACTGGACAGCTTCCGATGAGGCCTACGACCTGATCGTGTCGCGCATGGTGTTTCATTACTTGCCGGATGTCCGGCAGCTGTTCAAAGACATCTATGCCTCGCTCAGTGCAGGCGGTCAATTCGTTTTCAGCGTGCAGCATCCCGTGCTGACGTCTTCACCGGAAAGTGCGGAGGAATCAGGCCGGCGCGGTTCCTGGCTCGTCGACGATTATTTCAAGACCGGCCGGCGGGTCGAACCGTGGATCGACGAAGAAGTCGTCAAATACCACCGGACGACGGACGATTATTTTACTGCCCTGACGGAAGCCGGATTTGCGGTGGAAAGCCTGAAAGAATGCGCGCCGCAATTGATGCATTTTTCTACGCGCGGGGAGTTTCATCGCCGGCAGCGGATCCCGTTGTTTCTTGTGTTTTCGTGTAGAAAGTAG
- a CDS encoding MMPL family transporter, with product MGQFLEKWGNAVAGPKSRWVTVVVWVLIVAVLSAVWPQVNEEEAGGNDLLPADAMSSEAAAISEEQFSNGAGVPLLVVWHRPGGLTEADAAAVQELYADLQDRPLAEQSLVPDFASLPLPALFEAASADREALTTPVFFDAEAMTEELQPALEDLESRIATLTSDEVFTEDIDEAGLHVRFTGPVGIQRDATELFSQADVTLLLATVALVLVLLVLLYRSPILALVPLVGVGFAYGVISPLLGFLADRGWITVDAQAVSIMTVLLFGAGTDYCLFLVSRYRDELRTERDKYMALKLAIVNSGGAIAVSALTTAAGLLTLGLAYYASYDRFAVPFSTAIIIMGIAVLTLLPALLAILGRSAFFPFVPRTEEMTREREEQKGKKVRRLRTRSRISEAAGRLVTKKPWPVILICLIVLGGLALAALRIETTYGVLDSFPEDMPSREGFALIADHYPPGEIAPASVIVDTQGTEVSLDETLLNIDGVESISGPRTGEENPDIIRYDVTFDVDPYSAEAVALVPELQNAVQETLQEAGADGAEVWIGGETAVLYDTEQITSRDQAVIIPVILTIIALLLLVYLRSVTAMLYLLATVVLSYFSALGLGWLVIHYGMSEPALQGLIPLYAFVFLVALGGDYNIFMISSIWKNRERMPLKEAIAEGVSETSSVITSAGLILAGTFAVLAVLPLQVLVQFGTVTAIGILLDTFVVRPLLVPAITMVCGKYAFWPGKLWKK from the coding sequence ATGGGTCAGTTTTTGGAGAAATGGGGCAATGCAGTTGCCGGTCCGAAAAGCCGATGGGTGACTGTGGTAGTCTGGGTGCTTATCGTCGCCGTCTTATCAGCGGTGTGGCCGCAAGTGAATGAAGAAGAAGCGGGCGGCAATGATTTGCTGCCGGCGGACGCGATGTCATCGGAAGCGGCAGCGATTTCAGAAGAACAATTTTCAAATGGTGCCGGTGTCCCGTTGCTCGTTGTCTGGCACCGGCCCGGCGGATTGACGGAAGCGGATGCGGCCGCGGTGCAGGAATTGTATGCCGACCTGCAGGACCGGCCGCTCGCAGAGCAGTCACTTGTACCGGATTTCGCATCACTGCCGCTGCCTGCACTTTTTGAAGCCGCATCGGCAGACAGAGAAGCGCTGACAACGCCGGTGTTTTTTGATGCGGAAGCGATGACGGAAGAGCTGCAGCCGGCACTTGAAGACTTGGAGTCCCGTATTGCGACGCTGACATCCGATGAAGTGTTCACGGAAGACATTGATGAAGCGGGGCTTCATGTCCGCTTTACAGGTCCTGTCGGCATTCAGCGGGATGCGACTGAATTGTTCAGCCAGGCGGATGTCACGCTGCTGCTGGCAACCGTCGCTCTCGTGCTTGTTCTCCTCGTTCTCTTATACCGGTCGCCGATCCTGGCGCTCGTACCGCTTGTCGGCGTCGGGTTCGCCTACGGGGTCATTTCGCCGCTGCTCGGTTTTCTGGCGGACCGCGGCTGGATCACGGTCGATGCGCAAGCCGTATCGATTATGACTGTGCTCTTGTTCGGAGCCGGGACGGATTATTGCCTGTTTCTCGTTTCCCGTTACCGGGATGAACTGCGGACCGAACGCGATAAATACATGGCATTAAAACTGGCCATCGTCAATTCCGGCGGTGCGATCGCTGTCAGTGCATTGACGACAGCGGCCGGCCTGCTGACGCTCGGCCTTGCGTATTATGCTTCGTATGACCGGTTCGCTGTGCCGTTCAGCACCGCCATTATCATTATGGGCATTGCCGTGCTGACGTTATTGCCGGCGCTTCTGGCCATCCTCGGCCGCTCGGCGTTCTTTCCGTTTGTGCCGCGGACCGAAGAGATGACCCGGGAACGGGAAGAGCAGAAAGGGAAAAAAGTCCGCCGGCTGCGGACCCGGAGCCGGATCAGCGAAGCTGCCGGCCGGCTCGTGACAAAGAAGCCGTGGCCGGTCATCCTGATTTGTCTGATTGTGCTGGGCGGCCTGGCATTGGCCGCATTGCGCATTGAAACAACGTACGGCGTACTCGATTCATTCCCCGAAGACATGCCCTCGCGCGAAGGATTCGCGCTTATTGCCGACCATTACCCGCCCGGGGAGATCGCACCGGCGAGCGTCATCGTCGATACACAAGGCACGGAGGTTTCATTGGACGAAACACTCCTTAATATTGACGGAGTGGAATCGATCAGCGGACCGCGCACCGGGGAAGAGAACCCGGACATCATCCGCTATGACGTCACCTTCGACGTCGATCCGTACTCGGCTGAGGCGGTTGCCCTTGTGCCGGAATTGCAGAATGCCGTACAAGAGACGTTGCAGGAAGCCGGCGCGGACGGCGCGGAAGTTTGGATCGGCGGAGAAACAGCGGTGCTGTATGACACCGAACAGATCACAAGCCGCGATCAGGCAGTCATCATTCCGGTCATATTAACGATTATCGCTTTGCTGCTGCTCGTGTACTTACGGTCGGTCACCGCGATGCTCTATTTGCTGGCGACAGTCGTGCTGTCCTACTTCTCGGCGCTCGGCCTCGGCTGGCTCGTCATCCATTACGGCATGAGTGAACCTGCGCTGCAGGGACTCATCCCGCTGTATGCATTCGTGTTCCTCGTCGCACTCGGCGGCGACTACAACATCTTCATGATTTCGAGCATCTGGAAGAACCGGGAACGCATGCCGTTGAAAGAAGCGATCGCGGAAGGTGTGAGCGAGACGAGCAGCGTCATCACATCGGCCGGTCTCATCCTCGCAGGCACGTTCGCGGTGCTCGCTGTCCTGCCGCTGCAGGTGCTTGTCCAGTTTGGAACCGTTACGGCGATCGGCATCCTGCTCGATACGTTCGTCGTGCGGCCGCTCCTCGTGCCGGCGATCACAATGGTCTGCGGCAAGTATGCCTTCTGGCCGGGCAAGCTGTGGAAAAAATAA
- a CDS encoding GDSL-type esterase/lipase family protein: MSKILKLLAVLLVAGSLLSPAALAKNENARDSLVALGDSIPFGYNLGVNNQHPSKAGYPSIIGEEADLRVRNLAVPGEQTEGLLSDLQTSQKYRQVVKHADYVTLSIINNDLLEILREAGVESAKNPDSFQQLVLQKLLTDDAFLNLNAIITEIRELTDAPIVLYNVYNPYQTGDPLYGTADLLLTGIPGTFPGVNPALAASVSGFDDIYIVDAYSAFDGNQAEYVIMGDIHPTVAGQEVLADLALGALKLE, encoded by the coding sequence TTGAGTAAAATTTTGAAGCTCCTTGCTGTGCTGCTCGTCGCCGGTTCCCTGCTGTCTCCTGCTGCCCTGGCGAAAAATGAAAATGCGCGGGATTCCCTTGTTGCGCTGGGTGATTCCATTCCGTTTGGTTACAACCTTGGTGTGAACAACCAGCATCCATCAAAAGCTGGCTATCCATCCATTATTGGCGAGGAAGCTGATTTGCGCGTACGAAATCTGGCTGTTCCCGGTGAACAGACGGAAGGATTGCTGAGTGATTTGCAGACCAGCCAGAAATATCGTCAAGTTGTGAAACACGCTGATTATGTGACCTTGTCGATTATTAATAATGATTTATTAGAAATTTTGAGAGAAGCTGGTGTAGAGAGCGCAAAGAATCCTGATTCGTTCCAGCAACTGGTCCTTCAGAAGCTTCTGACAGATGATGCTTTCTTAAACCTCAATGCTATTATTACAGAAATTCGTGAACTTACCGACGCACCGATTGTCCTGTATAACGTCTATAATCCATACCAGACGGGAGATCCGCTATATGGTACAGCGGACCTGCTCTTAACCGGGATTCCTGGCACTTTCCCCGGCGTAAATCCAGCGCTCGCTGCTTCTGTTAGTGGATTCGATGATATCTACATAGTAGATGCCTATTCCGCTTTCGATGGCAACCAAGCCGAATATGTCATCATGGGAGACATCCATCCTACCGTTGCCGGTCAGGAAGTACTCGCCGATCTCGCGCTGGGAGCACTCAAGTTGGAATAG
- a CDS encoding DUF1643 domain-containing protein — MNRPTWREDETVEVRFDETKTYRYLLACSWEQGEGTVTFVMLNPSIGDEERCNPTMKRCVDFARDWGYRSMQVVNLFSYISVKPTGLLEVDDPVGAENDAHIVEAAAGSDLVVFAWGAKYGDISGRDREVARLLAEYPLHCIGKTKQGHPRHPLYLKKDLKPIVFN; from the coding sequence ATGAACAGACCGACGTGGCGCGAAGATGAGACCGTGGAAGTGCGGTTCGATGAGACGAAAACCTATCGCTATTTGCTCGCTTGTTCATGGGAACAAGGGGAAGGAACCGTTACATTCGTCATGCTCAATCCAAGCATCGGCGATGAAGAACGGTGCAACCCGACCATGAAGCGATGCGTCGATTTTGCCCGGGACTGGGGCTATCGCAGCATGCAAGTCGTGAACCTCTTTTCATACATCTCCGTGAAGCCGACGGGGCTTCTGGAAGTTGACGACCCGGTCGGTGCGGAAAATGATGCGCATATTGTGGAGGCTGCTGCCGGGTCGGACCTTGTCGTGTTTGCGTGGGGTGCGAAATACGGGGATATCAGCGGCCGGGACCGGGAAGTGGCCAGGCTGTTGGCGGAATATCCGCTTCATTGCATTGGAAAGACGAAGCAAGGGCACCCGCGGCATCCGCTGTATTTGAAGAAGGACTTGAAGCCAATTGTTTTTAATTAG
- a CDS encoding zinc-binding alcohol dehydrogenase family protein: MSTETMKAIGFYKPGDVKEPMDLEVVEMERPKPAGRDLLVQVKAVSVNPTDLRTRDAKKDGDESFTVVGRDAAGIVAEVGEDCSLFKPGDEVWYAGTNNRPGSQSEFQLVDERIVGKKPKSLDFAQAAALPLTSLTAYEAMFDRLGISENAADNKGKSILIIGAAGGVGSIATQIAKQAGLTVIGTASRPQTVEWAKEHGADYTINHREPLEPQLKELGFDNVPYIFCLSATDEHMTDMTTVIAPQGKICSILPAFKPLDPRLFAKSVTFAYELMYTRSVFQTEDMIRQHELLDRLADDVDAGELETTKTEHFTPISPSALKEAYSNLLTGRTIGKIVVEGPFEE; encoded by the coding sequence ATGAGTACAGAGACAATGAAAGCGATTGGCTTCTATAAACCGGGAGACGTGAAGGAACCGATGGATTTGGAAGTAGTGGAAATGGAGCGGCCGAAACCGGCAGGGCGCGACTTGCTTGTGCAGGTCAAAGCGGTATCGGTGAATCCGACTGATCTGCGGACCCGCGATGCAAAAAAAGATGGAGACGAATCGTTCACGGTTGTCGGACGTGACGCGGCAGGCATCGTTGCAGAAGTGGGCGAGGACTGTTCGCTGTTCAAGCCGGGCGATGAAGTATGGTACGCCGGCACGAATAACCGGCCGGGCAGTCAGAGTGAGTTCCAGCTTGTCGATGAGCGCATTGTCGGGAAGAAACCGAAAAGCCTTGATTTTGCACAGGCTGCAGCGCTTCCGCTGACAAGCCTGACGGCATATGAAGCGATGTTCGACCGGCTCGGCATCTCGGAAAATGCGGCCGATAATAAAGGCAAAAGCATCTTGATCATCGGTGCAGCGGGCGGCGTCGGTTCCATCGCTACGCAAATCGCCAAGCAGGCAGGTCTGACGGTTATCGGAACCGCATCCCGTCCGCAGACGGTGGAATGGGCAAAAGAACACGGGGCTGATTACACGATCAACCACCGGGAGCCATTGGAGCCGCAGCTGAAAGAACTGGGCTTCGATAATGTGCCTTATATCTTCTGCCTGTCAGCAACGGATGAGCATATGACGGACATGACGACCGTCATTGCGCCGCAAGGGAAAATCTGCTCGATCCTGCCGGCATTCAAGCCGCTCGATCCGCGCCTGTTTGCGAAAAGTGTCACGTTCGCATACGAATTGATGTACACACGCTCCGTGTTCCAGACAGAAGACATGATCCGCCAGCATGAATTGCTCGACCGGCTTGCGGACGATGTCGACGCCGGTGAACTGGAGACGACGAAAACTGAACACTTTACACCGATCAGCCCGTCTGCATTGAAAGAAGCTTACAGCAACCTGCTGACCGGGCGCACTATCGGGAAGATTGTGGTGGAAGGACCGTTTGAAGAATAA
- a CDS encoding nucleotidyltransferase domain-containing protein, which translates to MEFQTRDEKLPAQLERVKSAIEEDLLKDERVLAVFYGGSIGEGNTDRYSDIDLRVVVGAEEIQEFIAEKRKRPHLWGNVSFFEDANPVSSYVVTHYENFIKVDSFYYQPADLKPSVWLQHITIVKDANGLMAQIQQVSQTLSYEPSFAEVEGWRTKFFAYLHETYRRTKRQEYYYALRCLDNMRLSVAGAWYMYRGKKPNAFGDWAHYEGEKSKLTTFQQAMLAGWDCSRNTADILKTAKSITAEFTAVHNSLCDKIGMEKEEERMHRIFNRVFSEVH; encoded by the coding sequence ATGGAGTTCCAAACAAGAGATGAAAAATTGCCGGCACAACTGGAGCGAGTGAAAAGCGCAATTGAAGAAGATTTACTGAAGGATGAACGCGTGCTGGCGGTGTTTTATGGCGGTTCCATCGGCGAGGGAAACACCGACCGGTATTCGGATATCGATTTGCGGGTTGTGGTGGGCGCCGAAGAAATCCAGGAGTTTATAGCTGAAAAGCGGAAACGGCCGCATCTGTGGGGAAATGTCTCATTTTTCGAAGATGCGAACCCGGTTTCATCGTATGTCGTCACTCATTATGAAAACTTCATTAAAGTGGACTCGTTTTATTATCAGCCCGCAGACCTGAAACCTTCTGTTTGGCTGCAGCATATCACAATTGTGAAAGATGCAAATGGACTTATGGCGCAAATCCAACAGGTATCCCAAACGCTTTCCTACGAGCCCTCTTTTGCTGAAGTGGAGGGGTGGCGCACCAAATTCTTCGCTTATTTGCATGAAACGTATCGAAGAACCAAACGGCAGGAATATTATTATGCTTTGCGGTGCCTCGATAATATGCGACTTTCTGTGGCCGGTGCTTGGTATATGTATAGAGGCAAAAAGCCGAACGCATTCGGCGACTGGGCTCATTATGAAGGGGAGAAAAGTAAGCTGACAACGTTTCAGCAGGCAATGCTTGCAGGCTGGGACTGTTCCCGGAATACGGCGGATATTTTAAAAACAGCGAAAAGCATCACTGCTGAATTTACAGCAGTTCATAATTCTTTATGCGATAAGATCGGGATGGAAAAAGAAGAAGAGCGGATGCACCGAATCTTTAACCGGGTCTTCAGTGAAGTGCATTGA
- a CDS encoding Na-translocating system protein MpsC family protein, whose protein sequence is MSKEKTLESQVSGYISTVLREHFGKGPSSVFINIKRPFITIHIRGFLSPTESVLIKKQEHQKVAEVRDLLMNDIRTEIQRNLWKLTKLDIKDIYTDWDFDKETGLILGVMDETLVESLFDWPGDVDKQAFIEEIDRISKKGQKLPESTHIYWLNDRTILVLRTGVLVRIEKELIRNGYTEQLQLTKRPMEYKLIDEADLEPILKRKIADSFVNWDFVNNIGYTVLVLEAKQK, encoded by the coding sequence ATGTCCAAAGAAAAAACGCTTGAATCACAAGTGAGCGGCTATATCTCCACTGTATTGCGCGAGCACTTCGGAAAAGGACCGTCTTCGGTGTTCATCAATATTAAGCGCCCGTTTATCACGATTCATATCAGGGGCTTCCTGTCACCGACCGAGTCGGTTCTGATCAAGAAGCAGGAACATCAGAAAGTTGCAGAAGTGCGGGATTTATTAATGAATGATATCCGCACAGAGATTCAGCGCAACCTTTGGAAACTGACGAAATTAGATATCAAAGACATCTATACAGACTGGGATTTCGACAAAGAGACCGGCCTAATTTTAGGTGTTATGGACGAAACATTGGTTGAAAGTTTATTTGACTGGCCTGGTGATGTGGATAAGCAAGCGTTCATAGAAGAAATCGACAGAATCAGCAAAAAAGGCCAGAAGCTGCCGGAATCCACGCATATTTACTGGCTGAACGATCGGACGATTCTGGTGTTACGCACAGGTGTGCTCGTACGAATTGAAAAGGAATTGATCCGAAACGGCTATACAGAACAGCTTCAGCTGACGAAACGGCCGATGGAATATAAATTGATAGACGAAGCAGACTTGGAACCGATCCTAAAGCGAAAAATCGCAGACAGCTTTGTAAACTGGGATTTCGTCAATAATATCGGCTATACCGTATTAGTCCTCGAAGCCAAGCAGAAATAG
- a CDS encoding PH domain-containing protein, with protein MADLGALMTWTFIQETAVPDTVTDMLIAGEEAHVAYKTVRDVAVVTSKRLIIADRQGLTGKKVEIYTIPFKSIIMYSSENGGTFDFNAELEFWTKAGKFKLNLDKKIDIRKLDKLIAEAIL; from the coding sequence ATGGCGGATTTAGGTGCATTAATGACATGGACATTCATTCAGGAAACAGCGGTGCCGGATACAGTGACAGATATGCTCATCGCAGGCGAGGAAGCGCATGTGGCGTATAAGACCGTGCGGGATGTCGCGGTTGTGACGAGTAAGCGGCTCATCATCGCCGACCGGCAAGGGCTTACCGGCAAAAAAGTCGAGATCTATACGATTCCGTTCAAATCCATCATCATGTATTCGTCGGAAAATGGCGGCACATTCGACTTCAACGCGGAACTCGAGTTCTGGACGAAAGCCGGCAAGTTCAAATTGAATCTTGATAAGAAAATCGATATCCGTAAGCTCGACAAACTTATTGCGGAAGCGATTCTTTAA